A single genomic interval of Lewinellaceae bacterium harbors:
- a CDS encoding bifunctional (p)ppGpp synthetase/guanosine-3',5'-bis(diphosphate) 3'-pyrophosphohydrolase, translated as MPNDLLAKVMDAAVYAALKHQYQRRAGYDRLPYMNHLLKVTEALIRIGEERDEALLLAAVLHDVLEDTDATHEELALRFGREAADIVLELTDDMALPYMERKWLQVEKARQLSVKARKIRIVDKSTNIRDILSYPLDWPLEKKQNYLDNSIQVVARIRGGNPRLDAWFDETVDWAKQRLEEMEKSIRG; from the coding sequence ATGCCTAACGATCTTCTGGCAAAGGTGATGGATGCTGCCGTGTACGCGGCCCTGAAGCACCAGTATCAGCGCCGGGCAGGCTACGACCGGCTGCCGTACATGAACCACCTGCTCAAAGTAACGGAGGCCCTGATCCGGATCGGAGAGGAGCGCGACGAGGCGTTGCTGCTGGCCGCCGTCCTGCACGACGTGCTCGAAGATACGGACGCCACCCACGAAGAGCTGGCCCTGCGCTTCGGCCGGGAAGCCGCCGACATCGTGCTGGAGCTTACGGACGACATGGCCCTCCCCTACATGGAGCGCAAGTGGCTGCAGGTAGAGAAAGCCCGGCAACTGAGCGTAAAAGCACGCAAAATCCGCATCGTAGACAAATCGACCAACATCCGCGATATTTTATCCTACCCGCTGGATTGGCCATTGGAGAAAAAGCAAAACTACCTGGACAACAGCATCCAGGTAGTGGCGCGTATCCGCGGCGGCAACCCCCGGCTGGACGCCTGGTTTGACGAAACGGTGGATTGGGCGAAACAGCGGCTGGAAGAGATGGAAAAAAGCATAAGAGGATGA
- a CDS encoding MATE family efflux transporter yields the protein MRKIFKTISEALNGEEKDFTSGSINRAIVLLSIPMVLEMIMESLFAVADVFFVSRVSVDAVATVGLTESVVTLVYAIAVGMSMAATAMVARRVGEKKPEEAAVAAAQSMLIALAVSIALAVPGFLYAEDILRLMGGSEELIANGVGYTRILLGSNAVIFFLFLLNAIFRGAGDAAIAMRSLWLANGINIILDPLFIFGIGPFPEMGVQGAAVATLIGRGTGVLYQLYMLFGRSGVIQLRWEHFRVHLAIIRKLADVASTGAGQFLIGSASWIFLMRIIAHSGSEAVAGYTIAIRLLLFTILPSWGLANAAATLVGQNLGAGQPERAERSVWQSAWYNMLFLVSVSVIYFVFAHPILGLFKPEPEVLEAGVLSLRIICAGYVFFAYGMVVSQAFNGAGDTRTPTLINLFCFWMLEIPVAYFLAVAMGWGLAGVCWAIAGSEAVLAAICVLVFRMGRWKTVEV from the coding sequence ATGCGCAAGATTTTCAAGACCATATCCGAAGCCCTCAACGGAGAAGAAAAGGATTTCACTTCCGGCAGCATCAACCGGGCCATCGTGTTGCTGTCCATTCCCATGGTCCTGGAGATGATCATGGAGTCGCTTTTTGCCGTGGCCGATGTCTTTTTCGTCTCCAGGGTGAGCGTCGATGCGGTGGCCACGGTGGGCCTCACCGAATCGGTGGTCACCCTGGTATACGCCATTGCCGTGGGCATGAGCATGGCAGCTACTGCCATGGTAGCCCGCAGGGTGGGCGAGAAAAAGCCGGAAGAAGCCGCAGTTGCCGCCGCTCAGTCCATGCTGATCGCGCTGGCCGTATCCATTGCTTTGGCCGTGCCGGGCTTCCTCTACGCCGAAGACATCCTCCGGCTGATGGGCGGCTCGGAAGAGCTGATCGCCAACGGCGTGGGATATACGCGCATCCTGCTGGGGTCTAATGCTGTCATTTTTTTCCTCTTCCTGCTCAACGCCATCTTCCGGGGTGCCGGCGACGCTGCCATTGCCATGCGCTCGCTCTGGCTGGCCAACGGCATCAATATCATTCTTGACCCGCTTTTCATCTTCGGCATCGGCCCGTTCCCTGAAATGGGCGTGCAGGGGGCGGCGGTGGCCACGCTGATTGGGCGGGGTACAGGCGTACTTTACCAACTTTATATGCTCTTTGGCAGATCAGGAGTCATTCAACTCCGGTGGGAGCACTTCCGGGTACATCTTGCCATCATCCGCAAACTGGCCGATGTAGCCTCCACCGGCGCCGGGCAGTTCCTGATCGGGTCGGCCAGCTGGATTTTCCTCATGCGCATCATCGCCCACTCCGGCAGTGAGGCGGTGGCCGGTTATACCATTGCCATACGGCTGCTCCTGTTTACCATACTACCATCCTGGGGCCTGGCCAATGCCGCCGCCACCCTCGTTGGGCAGAACCTGGGCGCCGGCCAGCCAGAGCGGGCGGAGCGTTCCGTCTGGCAATCGGCATGGTACAACATGCTGTTCCTGGTATCCGTATCCGTCATCTACTTCGTATTCGCCCATCCTATCCTGGGGCTGTTCAAGCCCGAGCCGGAGGTACTGGAGGCCGGCGTGCTCAGCCTGCGCATCATCTGCGCCGGTTATGTCTTTTTCGCCTACGGCATGGTGGTCAGCCAGGCCTTCAACGGCGCCGGCGACACCCGCACGCCGACCCTCATCAACCTGTTCTGCTTCTGGATGCTGGAAATCCCTGTGGCGTATTTTCTGGCCGTCGCCATGGGCTGGGGGCTGGCCGGCGTGTGCTGGGCCATCGCGGGCAGCGAGGCGGTGCTGGCGGCAATCTGCGTCCTGGTGTTCCGGATGGGGCGATGGAAGACGGTGGAGGTATGA
- a CDS encoding ABC transporter permease — protein sequence MDKLWLIIKREYLTRVKRRSFIIATLLTPLAFAVFFVVVGLIFQYESDDTRRIAIIDEGNVLKKSIKDEKNLYFKFVDVELEVLKDNFEEFDYDGILVVPKVKDLMSKNYTVYYYSDIQPTLDIESLIRERVREGVKDFKIAALQLDPVQLEALDTKVSLEPEPIDEAGQDASKLTGAIAAGIGGLMGIIMYIVVFIYGMMVMRSVMEEKTSRIVEVMISSVRPFQLMLGKIVGVGAVGLTQVAIWAILIPTVVLITSLVFGFDSSTQMEMAQSSPGAANINPEDAEAMIALAIEEFNSLNWWSILPLFIFYFLGGYFLYASLFAAVGSAMGDDLGEGQSLTIPITIPVVLAFYIMIVAIQAPNSSLAVWSSIFPLFSPIVMPARLAFSPPLWEVFASVAVLAGSSIFFVWLSGRIYRVGILMYGKKVTLRELGKWMFYRD from the coding sequence ATGGACAAACTCTGGCTCATCATCAAACGGGAATACCTCACGCGCGTCAAGCGGCGGTCGTTCATCATCGCCACTCTGCTGACGCCGCTGGCGTTTGCCGTCTTCTTTGTCGTTGTCGGCCTGATCTTCCAGTACGAGAGCGACGACACCCGTCGGATTGCCATCATCGACGAAGGCAATGTGCTCAAGAAAAGCATCAAAGATGAAAAGAACCTCTACTTCAAGTTTGTGGATGTGGAGCTGGAAGTCCTGAAAGACAACTTCGAGGAGTTCGACTACGACGGCATCCTGGTCGTTCCGAAGGTCAAAGACCTGATGTCGAAAAACTATACCGTTTATTATTATTCCGACATACAGCCCACCCTGGATATTGAATCCCTCATCCGGGAGCGGGTGCGGGAGGGCGTAAAGGACTTCAAGATCGCTGCGCTTCAGCTGGACCCCGTTCAGTTGGAAGCTTTAGACACGAAGGTGTCCCTCGAACCGGAGCCGATCGATGAAGCGGGGCAGGACGCCAGCAAGCTCACCGGCGCTATCGCGGCGGGCATCGGCGGCCTGATGGGCATCATCATGTACATCGTGGTGTTCATTTACGGCATGATGGTGATGCGCAGCGTGATGGAAGAAAAGACCAGCCGCATCGTCGAGGTGATGATCTCCTCGGTGCGCCCTTTCCAGCTGATGCTGGGCAAGATCGTCGGAGTAGGGGCGGTGGGGCTCACCCAGGTGGCCATCTGGGCCATTCTCATACCTACAGTGGTGCTGATCACCAGCCTGGTTTTTGGCTTCGATTCCAGCACCCAGATGGAAATGGCGCAGTCTTCTCCCGGCGCCGCCAACATCAACCCGGAAGATGCCGAGGCCATGATTGCCCTGGCCATCGAAGAATTCAACAGCCTCAATTGGTGGAGTATCCTGCCGCTTTTCATTTTCTACTTCCTGGGCGGTTATTTCCTCTACGCTTCCCTCTTCGCTGCCGTAGGCTCCGCCATGGGCGACGACCTGGGGGAAGGGCAGTCGCTGACCATTCCTATCACGATTCCGGTGGTCCTCGCTTTTTACATCATGATCGTGGCCATCCAGGCGCCCAACTCCAGCCTGGCGGTGTGGTCGTCCATCTTCCCGTTGTTTTCCCCCATCGTCATGCCGGCGCGGCTGGCCTTTTCGCCGCCACTGTGGGAGGTGTTTGCCTCGGTGGCAGTGCTGGCCGGCTCGTCGATCTTCTTCGTCTGGCTCTCCGGGCGCATTTACCGGGTGGGGATATTGATGTACGGTAAAAAGGTGACGTTGAGGGAGTTGGGAAAGTGGATGTTTTACCGGGATTGA
- a CDS encoding ATP-binding cassette domain-containing protein, producing MSSILSLDNIVKTYDKNVAVDGVSFEVPKGSIFGLLGPNGAGKTSLIRIITTITRADSGTVCLDGEKLNSRHPEQIGYMPEERGLYRKMKVGEHLLYLARLKGLSKAQAQEQISYWSEKFGIEDWQNKRVEELSKGMQQKIQFIATVVHRPKLLILDEPFSGLDPVNTNLIKDEIHEMHQQGVSIIFSTHRMEQVEEVCEHIVLINKGKNVLEGKVKDIKNQFKRNRFQIDYEGTLPPGLEQRADIVGQSGHNIIIQVDEEGRSNELLQYLLQNGVFVHAFNEILPSLNEIFIRQVKSA from the coding sequence GTGAGCAGCATTCTTTCGCTGGACAATATCGTAAAAACCTACGACAAGAACGTAGCGGTAGATGGGGTGAGTTTCGAGGTGCCCAAGGGCAGCATCTTTGGCCTGCTGGGGCCCAACGGGGCCGGCAAGACCTCGCTGATCCGGATCATCACCACCATTACCCGGGCGGATTCGGGCACGGTCTGCCTCGACGGGGAAAAGCTCAACAGCCGGCACCCTGAGCAGATCGGTTACATGCCGGAAGAGCGGGGGTTGTACCGCAAGATGAAGGTGGGCGAGCACCTCCTGTACCTGGCGCGGCTGAAGGGCCTGAGCAAGGCGCAGGCCCAGGAGCAGATCAGCTACTGGTCCGAAAAGTTCGGCATTGAGGATTGGCAGAACAAAAGGGTGGAGGAACTCTCCAAAGGGATGCAGCAGAAAATACAGTTCATCGCCACCGTTGTCCACCGGCCCAAGCTGCTCATTCTCGACGAGCCGTTCTCCGGCCTCGACCCGGTCAACACCAACCTCATCAAGGACGAAATCCACGAGATGCACCAACAGGGCGTGAGCATCATCTTTTCCACCCACCGCATGGAACAGGTGGAGGAGGTATGCGAACACATCGTGCTGATCAACAAGGGAAAAAATGTGCTGGAAGGCAAGGTGAAAGATATTAAAAACCAGTTCAAGCGCAACCGTTTTCAGATCGACTACGAAGGGACATTGCCTCCCGGCCTGGAGCAGCGCGCCGACATCGTCGGGCAATCCGGCCACAACATCATCATACAGGTAGATGAGGAGGGGAGGTCCAATGAATTGCTGCAGTATCTTTTGCAAAACGGCGTGTTCGTGCATGCTTTTAATGAAATCCTGCCGTCTTTGAATGAGATTTTTATCCGGCAGGTTAAGAGTGCATAA
- a CDS encoding diacylglycerol kinase family lipid kinase, with protein MSLFPPTPAHWYAIANPTAGNGFVRKKWPVLQQRIAQALPVGAFALSEHKGHAIELAQRAVEKGYRRILAIGGDGTNHEVANGILMQQAAPSAEVTYALLPVGTGNDWIKTHGLPKDMDEALAVIRAGNTRFQDAGLIRYYKGGQPQQRYFVNVAGLAYDGYIGKKSEERRYATRNKLFYLALVVSCLFEYKLQRAIVEGNGRRIEDYFYTINLGICRYSGGGMQLVPHAVPDGGQFAVTAAGRISRLGVLLNTYRFYNGSVGSHPKVETFYAEKLSVRASDGEPPTLLEADGEFLGETPASFSIIKKALCIIAP; from the coding sequence ATGTCCCTCTTCCCCCCTACGCCCGCCCACTGGTACGCCATCGCCAACCCTACCGCCGGCAATGGGTTCGTCCGCAAAAAATGGCCTGTTTTGCAGCAGCGCATCGCACAGGCGCTGCCGGTAGGAGCGTTTGCCCTGTCCGAACACAAGGGCCATGCCATTGAACTGGCGCAGCGGGCTGTGGAGAAGGGTTATCGCAGGATACTGGCCATCGGAGGAGACGGCACCAACCACGAAGTGGCCAACGGCATACTGATGCAACAGGCGGCCCCTTCGGCGGAAGTCACCTATGCCTTGTTGCCCGTTGGGACGGGCAACGACTGGATCAAAACCCACGGCCTGCCGAAGGACATGGATGAGGCCCTCGCCGTCATACGGGCTGGCAATACCCGCTTTCAGGATGCAGGGCTGATCCGTTATTACAAAGGCGGGCAGCCGCAACAAAGGTATTTTGTGAACGTCGCCGGGCTGGCTTACGATGGTTATATTGGAAAGAAATCAGAAGAGCGGCGCTACGCCACCCGCAACAAGCTTTTCTACCTGGCCCTGGTTGTAAGCTGCCTCTTTGAATACAAACTGCAACGGGCCATCGTGGAAGGAAACGGCCGTCGGATCGAAGATTATTTTTACACCATCAACCTGGGGATCTGCCGGTATTCCGGCGGCGGCATGCAACTGGTGCCCCACGCCGTGCCCGATGGCGGCCAGTTTGCGGTGACGGCCGCCGGGCGCATCAGCCGGCTCGGGGTATTGCTCAACACCTACCGCTTCTACAACGGCTCTGTCGGCAGCCACCCGAAGGTGGAAACGTTTTACGCTGAGAAACTCAGCGTGCGGGCATCAGACGGCGAGCCGCCCACCTTGCTGGAAGCCGACGGAGAATTCCTGGGGGAAACGCCGGCCAGCTTCTCGATCATTAAAAAAGCGCTGTGCATAATCGCTCCTTAG
- a CDS encoding protein kinase, with the protein MNELRPKSLFADRYRLRKRMGEGVLWEAWLADNEMAGYEQVVKIFAPVDEPGGRAFRREFARAYHLMHPRLLRATYFDISEDRPYLVMPYCRRGSARRLVGKLDEGEVARVMRDVGGALAYIHQPAYRLMHRDVQPDNIMLSDKGDYLLSDSGISPELREAFQQHAEREGLSLPDDAGMVPSAYRAPESFGEEGDELMASDIWALGATLYELAAGHPPFGQQGGKGQSFGQPTPSLPSTFSPGLSNILKHCLSKGPWGRPSAENLRLMAEGYLNSGQWPAQYFEDRDGGWKQGREAKIWKPLFKLAGFVLLAGIVAALGMLALPRVNNENNLAWNKAVEPETITNQTGAASLPTENHELDYAKLEPENVNSSIEEATEAVVAPVEAQPESSPPAPQLPQVARKTEPPAAPKAKEPAVESKKPAPRPAPAPGDTMEKEAPGKKTNDPKPAKEAKEQLPKPKFDKATGKWGYVDNTGMWIFYPQFEEAGPYQEGKAKVSKKGNDGELKSFYLFLNGGMAPIPEPDLVENQDN; encoded by the coding sequence ATGAATGAACTCCGTCCAAAAAGCCTGTTTGCCGACCGCTACCGCTTGCGCAAGCGGATGGGGGAGGGTGTTTTATGGGAAGCCTGGCTGGCCGACAACGAGATGGCAGGCTACGAACAGGTGGTTAAGATTTTTGCTCCCGTGGATGAACCGGGGGGCAGGGCATTCCGCCGCGAGTTTGCCCGTGCCTATCATCTGATGCATCCCCGGCTGTTGCGGGCCACGTATTTTGATATATCCGAAGACCGGCCTTATCTGGTGATGCCCTACTGCCGGCGCGGTTCCGCCCGGAGGCTGGTGGGCAAGCTCGACGAAGGAGAGGTCGCCCGGGTCATGCGGGATGTCGGCGGCGCTTTGGCTTACATCCATCAGCCCGCCTACCGCCTGATGCACCGGGATGTCCAACCCGATAATATCATGCTGAGCGACAAAGGCGATTATTTGCTGAGCGACTCCGGCATCAGCCCGGAGCTGCGCGAGGCATTTCAACAACATGCCGAGAGAGAAGGCCTTTCCCTTCCAGATGATGCCGGGATGGTGCCCTCTGCCTACCGTGCGCCGGAATCCTTTGGCGAGGAAGGCGATGAGTTAATGGCCTCCGATATATGGGCTTTGGGCGCCACCCTCTACGAGCTCGCTGCCGGCCACCCTCCGTTTGGGCAGCAGGGCGGCAAAGGGCAATCCTTTGGCCAGCCGACGCCGAGCCTGCCTTCCACCTTTTCTCCCGGGCTGAGCAATATTCTGAAGCATTGCCTGTCGAAAGGCCCCTGGGGCCGGCCTTCCGCCGAAAACCTGCGGCTGATGGCGGAGGGCTATCTGAATAGCGGGCAATGGCCCGCCCAATACTTTGAAGACAGGGACGGCGGCTGGAAACAGGGGAGGGAAGCAAAAATCTGGAAGCCGCTTTTCAAACTTGCCGGGTTTGTCCTGTTGGCCGGAATCGTGGCGGCTTTGGGAATGCTGGCCTTGCCCAGGGTGAATAACGAAAATAATTTGGCCTGGAACAAGGCGGTTGAACCAGAAACCATCACCAACCAGACAGGCGCAGCCAGCCTGCCCACGGAAAATCATGAACTGGATTATGCGAAACTGGAACCAGAGAATGTAAATTCTTCCATCGAGGAAGCAACAGAAGCCGTCGTCGCCCCGGTGGAAGCGCAGCCCGAGAGCAGCCCGCCCGCGCCTCAGCTGCCCCAGGTAGCAAGGAAAACGGAGCCGCCAGCCGCGCCAAAGGCAAAGGAGCCGGCGGTGGAAAGCAAAAAACCGGCGCCTCGCCCGGCGCCAGCGCCGGGAGATACTATGGAAAAAGAAGCGCCGGGCAAAAAAACAAATGATCCCAAGCCGGCAAAGGAAGCTAAAGAGCAGCTCCCTAAACCGAAATTTGATAAAGCCACCGGCAAATGGGGGTACGTCGATAATACAGGGATGTGGATTTTTTATCCCCAATTTGAAGAGGCAGGCCCCTACCAGGAAGGGAAAGCAAAAGTTTCAAAAAAGGGGAACGACGGCGAACTGAAATCCTTCTATTTATTCCTGAATGGAGGAATGGCCCCTATCCCGGAGCCGGATTTGGTTGAGAACCAGGACAACTGA
- the dnaB gene encoding replicative DNA helicase, whose amino-acid sequence MAGEKDPENKVPSLRNRTKKRGEDLSNYVFGKVQPQAIPLEEAVLGALMLDKDALSIVLDILRAESFYLDAHQLIYKAMLRLFEKSQPVDLLTVTEELKKTGELEAAGGPYYLVELSNKVASAANIEYHARIIAQKYVQRELISVSTKIIRDAYEDTTDVFNLLDDAEQGLFAIAQQNMSRGFESMSSLAAKAQKQLEELRKKEDGLTGVPTGFTEWDRLTSGLQRSDLIILAARPGMGKCLGKGTKVLMYDGSLKKVEDIKVGDLIMGDDSTPRRILSLARGRERMYWIRQNKGKDYRVNESHILSLKKSRQEGAGERGEILDIPVRDYLSRSAKFQSNYKGYKVAVDFAEQKVPLPPYFLGLWLGDGSSRKSNIHTQDEEVATYLQERAAPPKLELTPYKAAGKCPEYQISNEAGRWGYSLQGKLRAMGVLGNKHIPRPYLINSRKNRLLLLAGLIDSDGHYLEQSNGYEITQKDEALTRQIKFLCDSLGYRVSFNAKQASIASTGCECTVYRLRIYGNIDEIPVRIPRKHAREWQSAVNWQVTGIQVEYDKVDDYYGFEIDGNRRFLLEDMTVTHNTALTLSLAKNAASDFGKPVAIFSLEMSALQLAQRFISMEAEISGMKLRNGQLEEYEWQQLNAALERISEVPLYIDDTPGINIFELRAKARRLKMQHNIDLIIIDYLQLMSGGGDNQRGNREQEVSAISRALKGLAKELNVPVIALSQLSRAVEVRGGTKRPQLSDLRESGCLTGDALLQDAETGRLISIKELAERTVQKPIKVIAVGKDYRLGSHSMIKAFYSGRKMVFELRTKGGRHIKASGNHPFLKLEGWTPLDKLIVGDRIAVPRKINIETSENPLSKDEIEVNPNNDVIPKEAWRTLIEPAMRKKGFSWRGLFREMNQQYSSSIYKNGISRERLKRINAILKDDHLDKLATSDIYWDEIVELNPLGEEDVYDATVEGVHNFVANDIIVHNSIEQDADIVAFIYRPEYYDILEDEEGQSLKGIAEIIVAKHRHGALKTIKLRFTDEFARFSDLDDPDFGALPENTFESPQSNIITRPSKMNDDEDIPF is encoded by the coding sequence ATGGCAGGTGAGAAGGACCCGGAGAACAAGGTGCCAAGCCTGCGCAACCGCACCAAAAAAAGAGGGGAGGACTTGTCGAACTACGTATTCGGCAAGGTGCAGCCACAGGCTATTCCGCTGGAAGAAGCCGTGTTGGGCGCGTTGATGCTCGACAAGGACGCTCTGTCGATTGTGCTCGACATCCTGCGCGCCGAAAGTTTCTACCTCGACGCCCACCAGCTCATTTACAAGGCCATGCTGCGGCTGTTCGAAAAATCACAACCCGTCGACCTGCTCACCGTCACCGAAGAGCTCAAGAAAACGGGCGAGCTGGAAGCCGCCGGGGGGCCCTACTACCTGGTGGAACTGTCCAACAAAGTAGCCTCCGCCGCCAACATCGAATACCACGCCCGCATCATCGCCCAGAAGTACGTGCAGCGCGAGCTGATCAGCGTGTCCACCAAGATCATCCGCGACGCCTACGAAGACACCACCGACGTGTTCAATCTGCTCGACGACGCCGAGCAGGGCCTTTTCGCCATCGCTCAGCAGAATATGAGCCGCGGCTTCGAAAGCATGTCCTCCCTGGCCGCCAAGGCCCAGAAGCAGCTCGAAGAGCTTCGCAAAAAGGAGGACGGCCTGACCGGCGTGCCGACCGGCTTCACCGAATGGGACCGCCTGACTTCCGGCCTGCAACGCTCCGACCTGATCATCCTGGCGGCCCGGCCGGGTATGGGTAAATGCCTGGGCAAAGGCACCAAAGTGCTGATGTACGATGGCAGCCTGAAAAAAGTAGAAGATATTAAAGTAGGCGACCTCATCATGGGCGATGACTCCACTCCCCGGCGAATCCTATCCCTCGCCCGCGGGCGTGAACGGATGTACTGGATTCGCCAAAACAAAGGCAAAGACTATCGGGTTAACGAGAGCCACATTCTTTCTCTGAAGAAAAGCCGCCAGGAAGGAGCTGGAGAGCGTGGAGAGATCCTGGATATACCCGTCCGGGATTACTTGTCCCGCTCCGCCAAGTTCCAATCTAATTATAAAGGGTATAAAGTCGCGGTGGATTTTGCCGAACAAAAGGTTCCGCTACCGCCCTATTTTCTCGGACTTTGGCTGGGGGATGGATCTTCCCGCAAAAGCAACATCCATACACAGGATGAAGAAGTGGCAACTTACCTTCAGGAACGGGCTGCCCCCCCTAAGTTGGAGCTTACCCCTTACAAGGCCGCCGGAAAATGCCCGGAATACCAGATATCCAATGAAGCAGGACGATGGGGGTATTCCCTTCAGGGAAAACTTCGGGCAATGGGCGTCTTGGGCAATAAACATATACCCAGGCCTTATCTGATCAACTCTCGAAAAAACCGCCTGTTATTGCTTGCCGGGCTCATCGACAGCGATGGCCATTACCTGGAGCAGTCGAATGGATATGAGATTACGCAAAAAGACGAGGCGCTAACCCGGCAGATCAAATTTCTCTGCGACTCCCTGGGTTACCGGGTTTCCTTCAACGCTAAACAGGCGAGTATCGCTTCAACAGGCTGTGAATGTACCGTTTATCGGTTGAGAATTTATGGCAATATTGATGAGATTCCTGTCCGGATACCGCGCAAGCACGCCCGGGAATGGCAAAGCGCCGTCAACTGGCAGGTTACCGGCATCCAGGTGGAATACGACAAGGTAGACGACTATTACGGATTCGAGATCGACGGCAACCGGCGCTTTCTGCTGGAAGACATGACCGTCACCCACAATACGGCCCTCACCCTCTCCCTGGCCAAAAACGCCGCCTCCGACTTCGGCAAGCCGGTGGCCATCTTTTCCCTGGAGATGTCGGCCCTGCAGCTGGCCCAGCGGTTTATCTCCATGGAGGCGGAAATCTCGGGCATGAAATTGCGCAACGGCCAACTGGAGGAGTACGAATGGCAACAGCTCAACGCCGCACTGGAACGCATCAGCGAGGTGCCCCTTTACATCGACGACACGCCCGGCATCAACATCTTCGAGCTGCGCGCCAAGGCTCGCCGCCTCAAGATGCAGCACAACATCGACCTCATCATCATCGACTACCTGCAACTGATGAGCGGCGGCGGCGACAACCAGCGCGGCAACCGCGAACAGGAGGTGAGCGCCATCTCCCGCGCCCTGAAGGGGCTGGCCAAAGAGCTCAACGTGCCGGTCATCGCGCTGTCGCAGCTCAGCCGCGCCGTGGAAGTGCGGGGAGGCACCAAGCGGCCGCAGTTGTCGGACTTGAGGGAGTCAGGTTGCCTCACAGGAGATGCCCTGCTTCAAGATGCTGAAACTGGTAGGTTGATCAGTATTAAAGAACTGGCTGAACGCACTGTTCAGAAACCGATTAAGGTAATTGCTGTTGGCAAAGATTACCGTCTTGGCAGCCACTCTATGATAAAGGCTTTCTACTCGGGACGAAAAATGGTTTTCGAACTTCGTACCAAAGGTGGAAGACATATCAAGGCTAGTGGCAACCATCCCTTCCTGAAATTAGAAGGATGGACGCCTTTGGACAAGCTGATAGTGGGGGACCGTATTGCCGTACCTCGGAAAATTAATATTGAAACTTCTGAAAATCCTTTATCCAAGGATGAAATTGAAGTGAACCCCAACAATGATGTGATTCCAAAAGAAGCATGGAGAACGCTCATTGAACCGGCAATGAGAAAGAAAGGATTCAGTTGGCGCGGATTATTCCGGGAAATGAATCAGCAATACTCTTCAAGCATTTACAAAAATGGCATTTCCCGAGAAAGGTTAAAAAGAATAAATGCCATTCTGAAGGATGATCATCTCGATAAACTTGCAACCTCAGATATTTATTGGGATGAGATAGTCGAACTCAATCCTCTTGGTGAAGAAGATGTATACGATGCCACCGTAGAGGGAGTGCACAACTTTGTAGCCAACGACATCATCGTCCACAACTCAATCGAACAAGACGCTGATATCGTGGCATTCATCTACCGTCCTGAATACTACGACATCCTCGAAGACGAAGAAGGGCAAAGCCTCAAAGGCATCGCCGAGATCATCGTGGCCAAGCACCGGCACGGGGCGCTGAAAACCATCAAGCTGCGATTCACCGACGAATTTGCCCGCTTCTCCGACCTGGACGACCCGGATTTTGGCGCCCTGCCTGAGAATACGTTTGAAAGCCCGCAGTCCAACATCATCACCCGTCCTTCGAAAATGAACGACGACGAAGACATACCATTCTAA
- a CDS encoding rRNA pseudouridine synthase, protein MPKPPNKNRKPRQGPKRNPHSKRQQGFSKARGDAAAPLPNTQEVEGMRLNKYVAHCGICSRRQAAEYVKEGQVTVNGEKVTEPGYQVQEGDKIAFRGKAIQPEKRLAYVLLNKPKDYITTVKDEKGRRTVLDLLGGKVKERIFPVGRLDRATTGLLLLTNDGELADKLAHPSNKVQKLYHVVLDKALDAADLDKIRDGLELEDGKAIVDAVDYVQGKKKNEVGIELHIGRNRIVRRIFEHLGYEVARLDRVYYAGLTKKDLPRGRWRHLEEKEVIMLKHFT, encoded by the coding sequence ATGCCGAAACCACCCAATAAGAACCGGAAACCCCGCCAGGGCCCCAAGCGCAATCCCCACAGCAAGCGGCAGCAAGGCTTTTCAAAGGCCAGGGGGGATGCTGCCGCCCCCTTGCCCAACACGCAGGAAGTAGAAGGCATGCGGCTCAATAAGTACGTCGCCCACTGCGGCATCTGTTCGCGCCGGCAGGCCGCTGAGTACGTCAAGGAAGGGCAGGTCACCGTCAATGGCGAAAAGGTTACCGAGCCGGGCTATCAGGTGCAGGAAGGAGACAAGATCGCTTTTCGGGGCAAGGCCATACAGCCGGAAAAACGGCTGGCTTATGTACTGCTCAATAAACCGAAGGATTACATTACAACGGTGAAAGACGAAAAAGGCCGCCGCACCGTGCTCGACCTTCTGGGCGGCAAAGTGAAAGAACGCATCTTCCCGGTAGGGCGGCTCGACCGCGCCACGACCGGCCTGCTGTTGCTGACCAACGACGGAGAACTGGCAGACAAGCTGGCCCACCCCAGCAATAAGGTGCAGAAACTCTACCACGTCGTGCTGGATAAAGCCCTTGACGCTGCCGACCTGGACAAAATCCGGGATGGCCTGGAGCTGGAAGACGGTAAGGCCATCGTCGATGCCGTCGACTACGTACAGGGGAAAAAGAAGAACGAGGTGGGCATCGAGCTGCACATCGGCCGCAACCGCATCGTGCGGCGCATTTTCGAGCACCTGGGCTATGAAGTGGCCCGCCTCGACCGGGTGTACTACGCCGGCCTGACCAAGAAGGACCTGCCGCGCGGCCGCTGGCGCCACCTGGAAGAGAAGGAGGTCATCATGCTCAAGCACTTTACTTAA